In Spinacia oleracea cultivar Varoflay chromosome 5, BTI_SOV_V1, whole genome shotgun sequence, a single window of DNA contains:
- the LOC110794329 gene encoding stromal processing peptidase, chloroplastic isoform X2, with protein MASASASASAVLGGVSKLQLRNNFGEANSIGVSANVVSAPGFRNPKNYPRLNLRRSPPRLSKCRSLKMRNNIWSQKGFISMEQIPLATSTRDRMYLCCNQTRRRKGSFARSFSSRFPADKSTFPLSKNVPHSVCLKQHHARCSAVGPDEPHAVSTSLEGTLENPGLDFLDPEVRRVEIEEVLNTELPSHPKLYRGQMINGLRYIILPNKVPPNRFEAHMEVHVGSIDEEDDEQGIAHMIEHVAFLGSKKREKLLGTGARSNAYTDFHHTVFHIHSPTHAKDSDGDLLPSVLDALNEIAFHPKFLASRVEKERRAILSELQMMNTIEYRVDCQLLQYLHSENKLSGRFPIGLEEQIKKWDVDKIKKFHERWYFPANATLYIVGDIDNISKTVYQIEAVFGRTGLENKTEASPPPTPNAFGAMASFLVPKLSAGLGGASQDKASISEQSKITKRERHAVRPPVQHNWSLPGSGRASDPPQIFQHELLQNFSFNMFCKIPVSKVQTYGDLRNVLMKRIVLSALHFRINTRYKSSNPPFTAIELDHSDSGREGCTVTTLTVTAEPKNWQNAIKVAVQEVRRLKEFGVTNGELARYRDALLKDSEHLAAMIDNVPSVDNLDFVMESDALGHKVMDQLQGHESLVGVAGTITREEVNSIGAEVLEFIADFGKPTAPAPAAIVACVPKKVHIDGIGETEFKISPSEISEAIRAGLKEPIEAELELEVPKDLITSSQLQELRLLRNPSFAPLDAELNGTKIYDKETGITQRRLLNGIPVNYKISRHESQSGVMRLIVGGGRALESSDEKGSVVVGVRTLSEGGRVGNFSREQVELFCVNHLINCSLESTEEFICMEFRFTLRDNGMRAAFQLLHMVLEHSVWMDDAFDRARQLYLSYYRSIPKSLERSTAHKLMLAMLNGDERFVEPTPESLQNLSLQSVKEAVMNQFVGDNMEVSIVGDFSEEEIESCILDYLGTVRATRDYEKKICDSIIFRPPSNMQNQQVFLKDTDERACAYIAGPAPNRWGITVDGVDLFESLDGLSKSETLSSENSNGKKLQSKIRDHPLFFGITMGLLAEIINSRLFTSVRDSLGLTYDVSFELNLFDRLNFGWYVISVTSTPEKVHRAVDACKNVIRGLHSNPITPRELERAKRTLLMKHEAEIKSNAYWLGLLAHLQAASVPRKDLSCIKDLTFLYEASTIEDVYLAYEQLKVDENSLYSCIGVAGAQAGEEISDAATLYDEDSFEGHQGGLPAGRGLSTMTRPTT; from the exons ATGGCGTCGGCTTCAGCTTCAGCTTCTGCGGTTCTTGGTGGCGTTTCGAAACTTCAATTGCGAAATAATTTTGGGGAAGCGAATAGTATTGGTGTTTCTGCAAATGTTGTTTCTGCTCCTGGATTTCGTAACCCTAAAAATTACCCTCGATTGAATCTTCGCCGGTCTCCGCCTCGCCTTTCGAAGTGCAG ATCACTGAAGATGAGAAATAATATCTGGAGTCAGAAAGGTTTCATTTCAATGGAGCAGATTCCCTTGGCAACTTCAACCAGAGATAGAATGTACTTGTGTTGCAATCAGACCCGTCGAAGAAAAGGGTCATTTGCTAGGAGTTTTAGTTCGAGATTTCCAGCAGACAAATCAACGTTTCCTTTGTCAAAGAATGTGCCTCACTCAGTATGT TTGAAGCAACATCACGCTCGATGCTCTGCTGTTGGTCCAGATGAACCACATGCAGTTAGCACAAGTCTGGAGGGAACGCTAGAGAATCCGGGATTGGACTTTCTGGACCCCGAAGTAAGAAGAGTGGAGATAGAGGAAGTTTTGAATACTGAACTTCCATCTCACCCGAAGTTATACCGAGGACAAATGATAAATGGACTACGCTACATTATTTTACCCAATAAAGTTCCACCAAACAG GTTTGAAGCACATATGGAAGTTCATGTTGGGTCTATTGATGAGGAGGATGATGAGCAGGGGATTGCACATATGATAGAACATGTTGCATTTCTTGGTAGTAAGAAGCGTGAGAAGTTGCTAGGCACTGGAGCAAGGTCTAATGCTTACACAGATTTCCACCATACAGTCTTTCATATTCATTCCCCAACTCATGCAAAG GATTCTGACGGTGACCTACTCCCTTCTGTACTTGATGCTTTAAACGAG ATAGCTTTCCACCCTAAATTTCTTGCATCGAGGGTTGAAAAGGAAAGACGTGCAATATTGTCTGAACTTCAGATGATGAATACTATCGAATATCGTGTTGATTGCCAG CTGCTACAATATTTGCATTCTGAGAACAAATTGAGTGGAAGGTTTCCTATAGGATTAGAGGAGCAGATCAAGAAGTGGGATGttgataaaattaaaaaattccaCGAGCGCTGGTATTTTCCAGCAAATGCTACTTTGTACATTGTTGGGGATATTGATAACATCTCAAAAACAGTATACCAAATTGAG GCTGTATTTGGCCGGACTGGCTTGGAGAATAAGACAGAGGCTTCCCCACCTCCAACGCCTAACGCATTTGGTGCGATGGCTAGTTTCCTCGTGCCCAAGCTCTCAGCTGGCCTTGGAGGAGCTTCTCAAGATAAGGCATCAATTTCTGAGCAGTCAAAAATCACTAAAAGGGAAAGACATGCAGTACGCCCTCCTGTCCAGCACAATTGGTCTCTACCTGGAAGTGGTCGTGCATCTGACCCTCCTCAGATATTTCAACATGAGTTGCTTcagaatttttcatttaatatgTTCTGTAAG ATTCCCGTGAGTAAAGTTCAGACGTATGGCGATCTACGGAATGTACTAATGAAGAGGATCGTTCTTTCTGCTTTGCATTTCAGGATTAACACACGATACAAG AGTTCAAATCCCCCTTTCACCGCAATTGAGTTGGACCACAGTGATTCTGGAAGAGAAGGTTGCACCGTGACTACTCTTACAGTTACAGCAGAACCTAAAAATTGGCAAAATGCGATCAAAGTTGCAGTTCAGGAG GTGCGAAGGCTGAAGGAATTTGGTGTGACAAATGGTGAATTAGCTCGTTATAGGGATGCTTTGTTGAAAGATAGTGAACATTTGGCTGCAATGATTGATAATGTGCCATCTGTGGACAATCTGGATTTTGTTATGGAAAGTGATGCATTAGGACACAAAGTGATGGACCAGTTACAAGGTCATGAGAGTTTGGTTGGTGTTGCTGGAACAATTACCCGTGAAGAG GTAAATTCCATCGGCGCTGAAGTGCTGGAATTTATTGCTGATTTTGGAAAACCAACTGCCCCTGCTCCTGCAGCAATTGTTGCATGTGTTCCCAAGAAAGTGCATATTGATGGAATTGGTGAAACTGAATTTAAGATATCACCAAGTGAGATATCTGAGGCTATAAGAGCAGGATTGAAGGAACccattgaggctgaacttgag CTTGAGGTGCCAAAAGATCTCATAACATCATCACAATTACAAGAATTAAGATTGCTACGCAACCCTTCTTTCGCACCATTGGATGCAGAACTAAATGGAACTAAAATTTATGATAAAGAGACGGGGATCACTCAGCGTCGTCTTCTAAATGGTATTCCAGTAAATTACAAG ATCTCAAGACATGAGAGCCAGAGTGGTGTCATGCGGCTAATAGTTGGTGGTGGACGAGCTTTGGAAAGCTCAGATGAAAAGGGGTCTGTTGTTGTTGGAGTTCGAACTCTCAGTGAGGGTGGCCGTGTTGGCAACTTTTCTAGAGAGCAG GTAGAGCTTTTCTGTGTGAATCATCTGATAAATTGCTCCCTGGAATCTACTGAGGAGTTTATATGCATGGAATTTCGTTTTACATTGAGAGACAATGGAATGCGTGCTGCCTTCCAATTACTACACATGGTTCTTGAG CATAGCGTCTGGATGGATGATGCGTTTGATAGAGCAAGACAGTTATACTTGTCTTATTATCGGTCAATTCCTAAAAGCTTAGAGCGTTCAACAGCACATAAGCTTATGTTAGCAATGTTGAATGGTGATGAACGTTTTGTAGAGCCTACACCAGAATCGCTGCAGAATTTATCATTACAGTCAGTGAAAGAGGCTGTGATGAATCAGTTTGTGGGTGATAATATGGAG GTCAGTATTGTTGGAGACTTCTCAGAAGAagagattgaatcttgtattcttgaTTACCTTGGTACGGTTAGAGCTACTCGTGATTATGAGAAGAAGATTTGTGACAGCATTATTTTTCGTCCACCGTCCAATATGCAAAATCAGCAG GTTTTCCTAAAAGACACGGATGAAAGAGCTTGTGCCTATATTGCTGGTCCTGCACCAAACAGATGGGGCATCACAGTTGACGGTGTTGATCTTTTTGAATCCCTGG ATGGGCTATCAAAATCTGAGACATTGTCATCTGAGAACTCCAATGGAAAGAAGCTGCAGAGCAAAATTCGGGACCATCCACTGTTCTTTGGGATCACGATGGGGCTGTTAGCAGAGATCATAAATTCCAG GCTTTTCACGTCAGTCAGGGATTCTCTGGGTTTGACATACGATGTGTCTTTCGAATTGAACTTATTTGATAGGCTGAATTTTGGGTGGTATGTGATCTCTGTCACATCAACTCCAGAAAAG GTACACAGGGCTGTTGATGCTTGCAAGAATGTGATCAGGGGGTTGCATAGCAATCCAATTACTCCAAGGGAGCTGGAAAGG
- the LOC110794329 gene encoding stromal processing peptidase, chloroplastic isoform X1 — MASASASASAVLGGVSKLQLRNNFGEANSIGVSANVVSAPGFRNPKNYPRLNLRRSPPRLSKCRTIVCRSLKMRNNIWSQKGFISMEQIPLATSTRDRMYLCCNQTRRRKGSFARSFSSRFPADKSTFPLSKNVPHSVCLKQHHARCSAVGPDEPHAVSTSLEGTLENPGLDFLDPEVRRVEIEEVLNTELPSHPKLYRGQMINGLRYIILPNKVPPNRFEAHMEVHVGSIDEEDDEQGIAHMIEHVAFLGSKKREKLLGTGARSNAYTDFHHTVFHIHSPTHAKDSDGDLLPSVLDALNEIAFHPKFLASRVEKERRAILSELQMMNTIEYRVDCQLLQYLHSENKLSGRFPIGLEEQIKKWDVDKIKKFHERWYFPANATLYIVGDIDNISKTVYQIEAVFGRTGLENKTEASPPPTPNAFGAMASFLVPKLSAGLGGASQDKASISEQSKITKRERHAVRPPVQHNWSLPGSGRASDPPQIFQHELLQNFSFNMFCKIPVSKVQTYGDLRNVLMKRIVLSALHFRINTRYKSSNPPFTAIELDHSDSGREGCTVTTLTVTAEPKNWQNAIKVAVQEVRRLKEFGVTNGELARYRDALLKDSEHLAAMIDNVPSVDNLDFVMESDALGHKVMDQLQGHESLVGVAGTITREEVNSIGAEVLEFIADFGKPTAPAPAAIVACVPKKVHIDGIGETEFKISPSEISEAIRAGLKEPIEAELELEVPKDLITSSQLQELRLLRNPSFAPLDAELNGTKIYDKETGITQRRLLNGIPVNYKISRHESQSGVMRLIVGGGRALESSDEKGSVVVGVRTLSEGGRVGNFSREQVELFCVNHLINCSLESTEEFICMEFRFTLRDNGMRAAFQLLHMVLEHSVWMDDAFDRARQLYLSYYRSIPKSLERSTAHKLMLAMLNGDERFVEPTPESLQNLSLQSVKEAVMNQFVGDNMEVSIVGDFSEEEIESCILDYLGTVRATRDYEKKICDSIIFRPPSNMQNQQVFLKDTDERACAYIAGPAPNRWGITVDGVDLFESLDGLSKSETLSSENSNGKKLQSKIRDHPLFFGITMGLLAEIINSRLFTSVRDSLGLTYDVSFELNLFDRLNFGWYVISVTSTPEKVHRAVDACKNVIRGLHSNPITPRELERAKRTLLMKHEAEIKSNAYWLGLLAHLQAASVPRKDLSCIKDLTFLYEASTIEDVYLAYEQLKVDENSLYSCIGVAGAQAGEEISDAATLYDEDSFEGHQGGLPAGRGLSTMTRPTT; from the exons ATGGCGTCGGCTTCAGCTTCAGCTTCTGCGGTTCTTGGTGGCGTTTCGAAACTTCAATTGCGAAATAATTTTGGGGAAGCGAATAGTATTGGTGTTTCTGCAAATGTTGTTTCTGCTCCTGGATTTCGTAACCCTAAAAATTACCCTCGATTGAATCTTCGCCGGTCTCCGCCTCGCCTTTCGAAGTGCAG AACTATTGTATGTAGATCACTGAAGATGAGAAATAATATCTGGAGTCAGAAAGGTTTCATTTCAATGGAGCAGATTCCCTTGGCAACTTCAACCAGAGATAGAATGTACTTGTGTTGCAATCAGACCCGTCGAAGAAAAGGGTCATTTGCTAGGAGTTTTAGTTCGAGATTTCCAGCAGACAAATCAACGTTTCCTTTGTCAAAGAATGTGCCTCACTCAGTATGT TTGAAGCAACATCACGCTCGATGCTCTGCTGTTGGTCCAGATGAACCACATGCAGTTAGCACAAGTCTGGAGGGAACGCTAGAGAATCCGGGATTGGACTTTCTGGACCCCGAAGTAAGAAGAGTGGAGATAGAGGAAGTTTTGAATACTGAACTTCCATCTCACCCGAAGTTATACCGAGGACAAATGATAAATGGACTACGCTACATTATTTTACCCAATAAAGTTCCACCAAACAG GTTTGAAGCACATATGGAAGTTCATGTTGGGTCTATTGATGAGGAGGATGATGAGCAGGGGATTGCACATATGATAGAACATGTTGCATTTCTTGGTAGTAAGAAGCGTGAGAAGTTGCTAGGCACTGGAGCAAGGTCTAATGCTTACACAGATTTCCACCATACAGTCTTTCATATTCATTCCCCAACTCATGCAAAG GATTCTGACGGTGACCTACTCCCTTCTGTACTTGATGCTTTAAACGAG ATAGCTTTCCACCCTAAATTTCTTGCATCGAGGGTTGAAAAGGAAAGACGTGCAATATTGTCTGAACTTCAGATGATGAATACTATCGAATATCGTGTTGATTGCCAG CTGCTACAATATTTGCATTCTGAGAACAAATTGAGTGGAAGGTTTCCTATAGGATTAGAGGAGCAGATCAAGAAGTGGGATGttgataaaattaaaaaattccaCGAGCGCTGGTATTTTCCAGCAAATGCTACTTTGTACATTGTTGGGGATATTGATAACATCTCAAAAACAGTATACCAAATTGAG GCTGTATTTGGCCGGACTGGCTTGGAGAATAAGACAGAGGCTTCCCCACCTCCAACGCCTAACGCATTTGGTGCGATGGCTAGTTTCCTCGTGCCCAAGCTCTCAGCTGGCCTTGGAGGAGCTTCTCAAGATAAGGCATCAATTTCTGAGCAGTCAAAAATCACTAAAAGGGAAAGACATGCAGTACGCCCTCCTGTCCAGCACAATTGGTCTCTACCTGGAAGTGGTCGTGCATCTGACCCTCCTCAGATATTTCAACATGAGTTGCTTcagaatttttcatttaatatgTTCTGTAAG ATTCCCGTGAGTAAAGTTCAGACGTATGGCGATCTACGGAATGTACTAATGAAGAGGATCGTTCTTTCTGCTTTGCATTTCAGGATTAACACACGATACAAG AGTTCAAATCCCCCTTTCACCGCAATTGAGTTGGACCACAGTGATTCTGGAAGAGAAGGTTGCACCGTGACTACTCTTACAGTTACAGCAGAACCTAAAAATTGGCAAAATGCGATCAAAGTTGCAGTTCAGGAG GTGCGAAGGCTGAAGGAATTTGGTGTGACAAATGGTGAATTAGCTCGTTATAGGGATGCTTTGTTGAAAGATAGTGAACATTTGGCTGCAATGATTGATAATGTGCCATCTGTGGACAATCTGGATTTTGTTATGGAAAGTGATGCATTAGGACACAAAGTGATGGACCAGTTACAAGGTCATGAGAGTTTGGTTGGTGTTGCTGGAACAATTACCCGTGAAGAG GTAAATTCCATCGGCGCTGAAGTGCTGGAATTTATTGCTGATTTTGGAAAACCAACTGCCCCTGCTCCTGCAGCAATTGTTGCATGTGTTCCCAAGAAAGTGCATATTGATGGAATTGGTGAAACTGAATTTAAGATATCACCAAGTGAGATATCTGAGGCTATAAGAGCAGGATTGAAGGAACccattgaggctgaacttgag CTTGAGGTGCCAAAAGATCTCATAACATCATCACAATTACAAGAATTAAGATTGCTACGCAACCCTTCTTTCGCACCATTGGATGCAGAACTAAATGGAACTAAAATTTATGATAAAGAGACGGGGATCACTCAGCGTCGTCTTCTAAATGGTATTCCAGTAAATTACAAG ATCTCAAGACATGAGAGCCAGAGTGGTGTCATGCGGCTAATAGTTGGTGGTGGACGAGCTTTGGAAAGCTCAGATGAAAAGGGGTCTGTTGTTGTTGGAGTTCGAACTCTCAGTGAGGGTGGCCGTGTTGGCAACTTTTCTAGAGAGCAG GTAGAGCTTTTCTGTGTGAATCATCTGATAAATTGCTCCCTGGAATCTACTGAGGAGTTTATATGCATGGAATTTCGTTTTACATTGAGAGACAATGGAATGCGTGCTGCCTTCCAATTACTACACATGGTTCTTGAG CATAGCGTCTGGATGGATGATGCGTTTGATAGAGCAAGACAGTTATACTTGTCTTATTATCGGTCAATTCCTAAAAGCTTAGAGCGTTCAACAGCACATAAGCTTATGTTAGCAATGTTGAATGGTGATGAACGTTTTGTAGAGCCTACACCAGAATCGCTGCAGAATTTATCATTACAGTCAGTGAAAGAGGCTGTGATGAATCAGTTTGTGGGTGATAATATGGAG GTCAGTATTGTTGGAGACTTCTCAGAAGAagagattgaatcttgtattcttgaTTACCTTGGTACGGTTAGAGCTACTCGTGATTATGAGAAGAAGATTTGTGACAGCATTATTTTTCGTCCACCGTCCAATATGCAAAATCAGCAG GTTTTCCTAAAAGACACGGATGAAAGAGCTTGTGCCTATATTGCTGGTCCTGCACCAAACAGATGGGGCATCACAGTTGACGGTGTTGATCTTTTTGAATCCCTGG ATGGGCTATCAAAATCTGAGACATTGTCATCTGAGAACTCCAATGGAAAGAAGCTGCAGAGCAAAATTCGGGACCATCCACTGTTCTTTGGGATCACGATGGGGCTGTTAGCAGAGATCATAAATTCCAG GCTTTTCACGTCAGTCAGGGATTCTCTGGGTTTGACATACGATGTGTCTTTCGAATTGAACTTATTTGATAGGCTGAATTTTGGGTGGTATGTGATCTCTGTCACATCAACTCCAGAAAAG GTACACAGGGCTGTTGATGCTTGCAAGAATGTGATCAGGGGGTTGCATAGCAATCCAATTACTCCAAGGGAGCTGGAAAGG